In uncultured Desulfobacter sp., one DNA window encodes the following:
- a CDS encoding ATP-binding protein, which produces MIQKRQDTGQKRSGLKKEGVAILCLLLAVVILTVLETRVTPFDTGLPLSSTVLMFILININLLLLLTLLLLVFRNLAKLYYERKNNILGSKIKTRLTVAFIVLALLPTTVLFFFSIQFISTSIAFWFNAPVEQTLDASLAVGQTLYDYIEEKNAFFAKRGAFQIHSRDLLKAENQEKLSRYTQVIQRAFNRHAVEIYTPGAQRISLSLASELENMHFGLLTTTELRGIPDGSASHTVYQTMEQGEFLRTVCTIPFNLSPNKADGFIVITTLMSPDLSENLKSILKGVEEYRQLKLTKRPAQISYYIMLSIVALLVVFCAVWFGFQIAKSITIPIMKFAEGTQRIIDGDMTYQINFKTDDEIGTLIESFNSMTRQLASGRRQIALSESMLKQQNVELEKSRQYIEIVLKNISAGVVSMDNEGTITTMNKAAESMLDVNSHDILNKNFRKVLTGEYLSLANKIFEQVEEGGGHFKIPVSASVAGAPKHFSLNYTALKDDTGQNLGAVLVFDDVTELEKAQRLVAWREVARRIAHEVKNPLTPIKLSAQRLKRKYGKIIDDEVFTGCADTIVEHVDLIRNLVNQFSTFAKFPDTNFASARIENIIFETVALYKEGLEQVDIQTRFKDNIPTLKLDHQHMKQAFINLIDNAVYAINKKGTIVIDLSYDPILKIVRIEIADNGKGISDKEKTKLFEPYFSTKKTGMGLGLAIVNSIISDHNGVIRVQDNQPNGAKFIIELPAEET; this is translated from the coding sequence ATGATCCAGAAACGACAGGATACAGGACAAAAACGGTCCGGGCTAAAAAAAGAGGGTGTTGCTATTTTATGCCTTCTTCTGGCCGTGGTTATCCTGACTGTTCTTGAAACCCGTGTCACGCCCTTTGACACGGGGCTGCCCCTGTCATCCACTGTGTTGATGTTCATTTTAATAAACATCAATTTGCTGTTGCTGCTGACCCTTCTACTTCTGGTTTTCAGAAATCTTGCCAAGCTTTACTATGAGAGAAAAAATAACATTCTGGGTTCGAAAATAAAAACCCGCTTGACCGTTGCCTTTATTGTACTGGCCCTTTTGCCCACCACCGTACTTTTTTTCTTTTCCATTCAATTTATTTCCACCTCCATTGCATTCTGGTTTAACGCGCCTGTGGAGCAGACCCTTGACGCGTCGCTGGCTGTGGGGCAGACCCTGTATGATTATATTGAAGAGAAAAATGCCTTTTTTGCCAAAAGAGGGGCGTTTCAGATTCATTCCCGGGACCTGCTCAAAGCAGAAAATCAGGAAAAACTCAGCCGGTATACCCAAGTGATCCAGCGTGCTTTTAACCGGCATGCGGTGGAGATCTATACCCCAGGAGCCCAGCGGATCAGCCTCTCTTTGGCCAGCGAGTTGGAGAATATGCATTTCGGGTTGCTGACCACCACGGAATTAAGGGGTATCCCGGACGGCAGTGCCAGTCACACCGTTTACCAGACAATGGAACAGGGGGAATTTTTACGTACGGTCTGCACCATCCCCTTTAATCTATCGCCGAACAAAGCCGACGGATTTATTGTGATCACCACCCTGATGTCCCCGGACCTGTCTGAGAACCTAAAATCCATTCTCAAAGGCGTGGAAGAGTACCGCCAGCTTAAATTGACAAAGAGACCGGCCCAGATCTCTTATTATATTATGTTGTCCATTGTGGCGCTTCTTGTTGTGTTTTGCGCAGTGTGGTTTGGATTCCAGATTGCCAAGTCCATCACCATTCCCATTATGAAATTTGCCGAGGGCACCCAGCGGATCATAGACGGTGACATGACGTATCAGATTAACTTTAAAACCGACGATGAGATCGGTACCCTAATTGAAAGTTTTAACTCCATGACCCGCCAGCTGGCGTCCGGCCGCCGGCAAATCGCCTTGTCCGAAAGTATGCTTAAACAGCAGAATGTCGAGCTGGAAAAAAGCCGTCAGTATATTGAAATCGTTTTGAAAAACATCTCTGCCGGTGTTGTCTCTATGGACAATGAGGGAACTATCACCACTATGAATAAAGCGGCCGAGTCCATGCTGGATGTGAACAGCCATGATATTCTGAACAAAAATTTCAGGAAAGTTCTAACAGGAGAATACCTCTCTTTGGCCAATAAGATATTTGAACAGGTCGAGGAGGGGGGGGGGCATTTCAAAATTCCCGTATCTGCCTCCGTGGCCGGCGCACCCAAGCATTTTTCATTAAATTATACCGCGCTCAAGGACGATACCGGCCAAAATTTGGGGGCAGTACTTGTTTTTGATGATGTGACGGAACTTGAAAAAGCCCAGCGGCTTGTGGCCTGGCGGGAGGTGGCCCGCCGCATTGCCCATGAGGTGAAAAATCCGTTAACCCCCATTAAGCTGTCTGCCCAGCGCCTTAAACGCAAATACGGTAAAATCATTGATGATGAGGTTTTCACCGGTTGTGCCGACACCATTGTGGAGCATGTTGATCTGATCCGGAATTTGGTGAACCAGTTTTCCACCTTTGCCAAATTTCCGGATACCAATTTTGCATCGGCCCGCATTGAAAATATTATTTTTGAAACCGTTGCCTTGTATAAAGAAGGATTGGAACAGGTGGACATTCAGACCCGGTTCAAAGATAATATCCCCACCTTGAAACTGGATCACCAGCACATGAAGCAGGCCTTTATCAATCTCATTGATAATGCGGTCTACGCGATAAATAAAAAAGGCACCATTGTGATTGATCTCTCCTATGATCCCATTCTTAAAATTGTACGCATTGAAATAGCAGACAATGGCAAAGGTATTTCGGACAAGGAAAAAACCAAGTTGTTTGAACCCTATTTTTCCACCAAGAAAACAGGTATGGGACTTGGGCTTGCCATTGTAAATTCCATTATTTCAGATCATAACGGTGTGATCCGGGTGCAGGATAATCAGCCCAATGGCGCCAAGTTTATCATTGAATTGCCTGCCGAAGAAACTTAA
- the lpxC gene encoding UDP-3-O-acyl-N-acetylglucosamine deacetylase, protein MNSFYNQQTIAGKVTLSGTGVHSGKKTNLTIRPAEENHGIKFRRLDLPGTSDIPALFKLVVDTSLATVIGHNGAIVSTIEHLMASFVGLGIDNALVEVDDYEMPIMDGSARAFTRAITSVGVVEQKMPRQLFIVKEPIEIIQADKWVRVEPEPCFRISCTIEFDHPLIGLQEIVYDRAKNSFEEEICGARTFGFVKDLELLKKFSLGKGGSLDNAIVIDDDKILNEGGLRYPDEFVRHKLLDCLGDFSLLGMPIQGHIITHKSGHHLNHLFIKKFLDEKQAWKTGPAKR, encoded by the coding sequence ATGAACAGTTTTTATAACCAGCAAACCATCGCCGGAAAGGTGACGCTTTCGGGGACGGGCGTCCATTCGGGTAAAAAGACAAACCTGACCATCCGTCCGGCCGAGGAAAACCACGGGATTAAATTCCGGCGCCTTGATCTTCCCGGAACCTCTGATATCCCGGCGCTTTTTAAACTGGTGGTGGATACCAGCCTTGCCACGGTCATCGGGCACAATGGTGCCATTGTCTCTACCATTGAGCACTTGATGGCAAGTTTTGTAGGCCTTGGCATTGATAATGCTCTGGTGGAGGTTGATGATTATGAGATGCCCATCATGGACGGATCCGCCAGGGCATTTACCCGGGCGATTACCAGCGTGGGTGTGGTGGAACAGAAGATGCCCCGGCAGCTTTTTATTGTGAAGGAACCCATAGAAATCATCCAGGCAGATAAATGGGTCCGGGTGGAGCCGGAGCCCTGTTTTAGGATTTCGTGCACCATTGAGTTTGATCATCCGCTTATCGGCTTGCAGGAAATCGTCTATGACAGGGCAAAAAACAGTTTTGAAGAAGAAATATGCGGGGCCAGAACCTTTGGGTTTGTGAAAGATCTTGAATTATTGAAAAAATTCAGCCTTGGCAAGGGTGGAAGCCTTGACAACGCCATTGTGATTGATGATGATAAAATTTTGAATGAGGGAGGCCTGCGGTATCCGGATGAATTTGTCCGGCACAAGCTCCTGGATTGCCTTGGAGACTTTTCGCTTCTTGGGATGCCCATACAGGGGCATATTATCACCCATAAGTCCGGGCATCACCTGAATCATCTGTTTATCAAAAAATTTCTTGATGAAAAGCAGGCCTGGAAAACAGGACCTGCAAAGCGCTGA
- a CDS encoding DUF4390 domain-containing protein translates to MKSRPGKQDLQSADYISMPMTIKGAFSKFLCAVIFFITPIFFIVPDSVLAHDDAILSNIKLANTRDDLFAYFKVENAFNEKNIQAIENGIPTSFTFYVTLFKTTSSLLDTKITDIKTCATIKYNSMKQEYTVVCQWKDAPALITKSFDEAKTWMSEVDNLRVVSLNRLIKGDKYRIRMKAELEKVTLPLALHYVFFFVSYWDFETDWYVIDFTY, encoded by the coding sequence ATGAAAAGCAGGCCTGGAAAACAGGACCTGCAAAGCGCTGACTATATATCAATGCCAATGACCATTAAAGGTGCGTTTTCAAAATTTTTATGTGCAGTTATTTTTTTTATCACACCTATTTTCTTTATTGTCCCGGATAGCGTGCTTGCCCATGACGATGCGATTCTTTCCAATATCAAGCTGGCCAACACACGGGACGATTTGTTTGCTTATTTTAAAGTAGAAAATGCCTTTAATGAAAAAAATATTCAGGCCATTGAGAATGGCATTCCCACCTCGTTTACCTTTTATGTAACCTTATTTAAAACGACGAGCAGTTTGTTGGACACGAAAATCACTGATATTAAAACCTGTGCTACAATAAAATATAATTCCATGAAACAGGAATACACGGTGGTTTGCCAATGGAAGGACGCGCCTGCGTTGATCACAAAATCTTTTGATGAGGCAAAGACCTGGATGTCCGAAGTTGATAACCTCAGGGTGGTATCCCTTAACCGATTGATAAAAGGGGATAAATACCGGATCCGGATGAAAGCTGAACTTGAAAAGGTCACGTTGCCCCTGGCATTGCACTATGTGTTCTTTTTTGTCTCTTACTGGGACTTTGAAACGGACTGGTATGTGATTGATTTTACGTATTAA